Genomic segment of Pasteurella multocida subsp. multocida OH4807:
AGCACTGACCAGTCAGTGCTTTTTTATTGCTTATTGTTTTGATGTACTTAATATCCGATGACGAAGTAAACGCCCTATTCCGCGGATCAAGAGCAATAAGCAAGAGAGGGCATAAATCGGCAAGTTTCCAAGTACTGCATAAGGGGTCTTCCCTACTGTCGCGATAACCTCATGAGTAAGCGTTGTTTCTACAAATTGTGGCGCTTGTGCCACCACTTGACCTTGCTCATCAATAAATGCACTCACCCCCGTATTTGTTGCGCGAATCACGGGCTTACCCAGCTCTAACGCTCGCATTCTTGCCATTTGTAAATGTTGCCAAGGTCCGATTGAATCACCAAACCACGCATCATTTGAAATTGTCAGAATAAAATCTGTATTTTGTCGAAGACTCTGACGTAACTGCTCTCCCAGAATAATTTCATAACAAATTGCAGCGCTAAAATGCTTATTTTTCACCAGAAGTGGGGCTTGTTGTGACTCCCCCGACTGAAATGCCGACATCGGTAAATTAAATACAGTTCCTAACGGTCGTAACAGACTTTCCAACGGCACATACTCACCAAAAGGCACCAGATGATGTTTATTATAACGATGAGGCGTATCAAGTGAATAAGGCTGCGAAGGATTACCCAATGTCATGATCGAGTTAAATAATTTACCTGCCTGTTCATCTTGAAAGATTGTGCCAATCATCACTTCCGTCCCTGCTTGCTGAGCTGCGGACTGTAAACTAGCAAAGAAAGGTTGAATATGATTTTCTAACACAGGCAAGGCTGATTCTGGCAAAATAATGACATCCGTTTTGCCTAGGTGCTGCGCAATCAACTTTTGATAAATCGCTAACGTACTGTAAAGGTATTCCGGCGCCCACTTCAGATTTTGTTCAATATTTCCTTGCGCTAACGTCACATTTAACCGACTGTCTTCTCTTTTTTTCACATATGTCGTTTGTGATGTATAAGCACTGAGCACAGCCACAATCACTAATAACATAGCCTCTACCGCAGCAACATGAAACTGTCTTGGGTGTGCAAATAGTGCAAGGATAATATTCACAATAACCGCACTGACCCACATGACAAAAAATGTCACACCGGTTACACCAAATAATTGTGCTAAATGTGAAAATGGACTATCGATTTGACTGTAACCAAATTGTAACCAAGGAAAACCCGTGAAGACCCAGCCACGAAGAAATTCAGTCCCCGTCCAAATAACAGGAAACAAGGCTACGCTACGTACCTGAAAGCGATGTATTAAATAAGCAAAGAGTACGGGATAGAGTGCAAGATAAGCAGAAAGCAACACGACCAGTAAGTAACTAATAGCAAGCGGAGCCCCGCCAAATTGATGAATACTGACGTGTAACCAATGTACCCCAAAAGTAAAAAAGCTCAAGCCCCACAAAAATGCGCCGATAAGTGCGGTCTTTTGTTCAGAAATTTTAATGACCAACAATAAACCAATAACAGAAACATAAGCGAATCCCCAATAGTCAAAGGGAGAAAATGCTAATACACCTAATGCCCCAGACAGTATCGCAATGATATACATCCACATCGTCTTTTTTTTCATATTGCTCCAAATAATTAAGCACGAGTAAAAACTCGTGCTAATTGTTTCGTTTATTCCATAAGATTACTCTTCTTTATTTTCTTCCGCTTTTTCAATTTCCGCTAGCTGTTCATCTGTGACCGTAACGCGTAGTTGAATTAAACGGCGACTGTCTGCAGAAGTGACTTTAAAATTGATATTTTCAATAGTAATATCTTCACCCCGTTTCGGCAAATAACCAAAAGCTTGCATCACTACCCCACCGATGGTATCCACTTCCTCATCTTCAAAATGAGTATTAAACTGTTGGTTAAAATCTTCAATGTCCGTTAATGCTCGTACTGCATAAGTATGGCGCGAAAGTTGGCGGACATTGACCACTTCTTCTTCATCAAATTCATCTTCAATATCACCAACAATTTGTTCTAAGATATCTTCAATGGTCACAAGCCCAGACACCGCACCAAACTCATCGACAACAATCGCCATATGAAAACGTTCTGAACGGAAATCTTTTAACATTCGATCGACCCGTTTACTTTCAGGTACAATCACGGCTGGTCGTAATAATGGCATCAGATCAAATTCTTCCGCGTTAGTACGCAAAAACTTAAGCAGATCTTTAGCATGTAGAATGCCAGCAATATTATCACGTTCATCCGTAATCACAGGAAACCGTGAGTGAGCGGATTCGATAATCGTATCAAGACAAGAATCAAGGTTTTGACCAGTTTGGATAAAAACAATTTGTGAACGTGGAATCATGATATCACGTACTCGTAACTCCGCGATTTCCATCACGCCTTCAATCATCTCACGTGTATCCTGATCAATCAGATCATTTTGTTCTGAATCGCGAATCACCTCCACCAACTCTTCGCGGTTCTTTAATTCCCCTTGGAAAAATCGTCCAAATAAAGATTGAAAAAAACTTTTCTTGTGTGAAGTGTCAGTTTGATTCGTATTCGATGGTTCTTCGTTTAACATAAAAATTAGAATAAGTTTCCGTCAACATTGACCGTTAAAAAGTAACATATTTCTTATATGATAGCAAAAAAAGCCCCTAGACAGTGGGGCAATATT
This window contains:
- a CDS encoding hypothetical protein (COG4535 Putative Mg2+ and Co2+ transporter CorC) — encoded protein: MLNEEPSNTNQTDTSHKKSFFQSLFGRFFQGELKNREELVEVIRDSEQNDLIDQDTREMIEGVMEIAELRVRDIMIPRSQIVFIQTGQNLDSCLDTIIESAHSRFPVITDERDNIAGILHAKDLLKFLRTNAEEFDLMPLLRPAVIVPESKRVDRMLKDFRSERFHMAIVVDEFGAVSGLVTIEDILEQIVGDIEDEFDEEEVVNVRQLSRHTYAVRALTDIEDFNQQFNTHFEDEEVDTIGGVVMQAFGYLPKRGEDITIENINFKVTSADSRRLIQLRVTVTDEQLAEIEKAEENKEE
- the lnt gene encoding apolipoprotein N-acyltransferase (COG0815 Apolipoprotein N-acyltransferase), with protein sequence MKKKTMWMYIIAILSGALGVLAFSPFDYWGFAYVSVIGLLLVIKISEQKTALIGAFLWGLSFFTFGVHWLHVSIHQFGGAPLAISYLLVVLLSAYLALYPVLFAYLIHRFQVRSVALFPVIWTGTEFLRGWVFTGFPWLQFGYSQIDSPFSHLAQLFGVTGVTFFVMWVSAVIVNIILALFAHPRQFHVAAVEAMLLVIVAVLSAYTSQTTYVKKREDSRLNVTLAQGNIEQNLKWAPEYLYSTLAIYQKLIAQHLGKTDVIILPESALPVLENHIQPFFASLQSAAQQAGTEVMIGTIFQDEQAGKLFNSIMTLGNPSQPYSLDTPHRYNKHHLVPFGEYVPLESLLRPLGTVFNLPMSAFQSGESQQAPLLVKNKHFSAAICYEIILGEQLRQSLRQNTDFILTISNDAWFGDSIGPWQHLQMARMRALELGKPVIRATNTGVSAFIDEQGQVVAQAPQFVETTLTHEVIATVGKTPYAVLGNLPIYALSCLLLLIRGIGRLLRHRILSTSKQ